A stretch of DNA from Pseudopipra pipra isolate bDixPip1 chromosome 1, bDixPip1.hap1, whole genome shotgun sequence:
TGTAGCTGCCTCTATTGCTGTGCCCTGCATTTGGAGGCATGTGCACTTGCACCAAACCTGTCTTCCACTACAGCACGTCTCCTTCCTAAACAAAGCTTTTGAGAACAGCGTCAGAAGATGCACGAATCACATACAGTCTTACAGTTTAAGCCTCCATGCTCTGCATTAGTCATGTTTCCTCACCTTGTCCCTCCATTATTCCAGATAGGAGATGACAATAAAGAAGGGCTGTCTTTGTGCATGCATCAGACAGAACTCCAAGCTCCCAGAGAAAGCTAAATAGTTAATTTCTACTTGGTTCAACAGTAAAGCCTAACCATTTGTAAAGTAAAAAGTAGTATCTCATCTACTTGCATCCACTAGTTTTCTAACAGGAATCTACCAGTAGCCAGCTGAAGCCAACTAAtaaaacatgacttttttttttgctgtctttggAAGTCTTGAAGCGCTACCATGTCAAAACTGACAGTCTCTTATCTGCCTCAACTACCTCtttgaaatataattttgtAGTGTTTAAGTAACTagattttttaaagcaaaacagcaaCTTTATTTAATCTATTTTCTAGTGCATTTAAAAGTAATAGTAATAAAACATACAGAAAGGCTGGAAGAAAATCCCTTTCCGCTTATACTGTTGCTGTAAGGTTCCGTGGCTAACCACAGTTCTCACCCAGTGGAATTTTAGCACTGTAGAGTCCAAACATTCAACTGTTTCACGTTACATTGGGTTTCAGATCTGGTGAATGCCTTAAGCTTCCCACTTCCTTCTTCAGGACATTAAGTAAAGTTCTAGAACTATCCAAAATCTTCATGTAAGCAGCTTCAGTTTCAGCAAGAATTTTATCAAGCTCATTCCGTGAAGCCACCTTCTGGGCCAGGTTTTCACATACACGCTCCAGCTGTTCACTCAGGACTTGAATTTCATGCTGGAgtttattcctttcttcttctgcttGCTGGATTTGTTTGTTCAGCTCTTCTCTTTGCATACACAAGTCTTCAATGCATTTCACTAGTTCATTATTGTAACCCTGAAgaacagctccctgctgagtcatcctgcactccctccctgagctctgccacCGCTCCCTGAAGTCCCTGCTCGGCAACGGCCTTCTGCACTCTAATaggaaaaatacaacaaaaacaggaaaaaaaaatctctcagtGTTACCATGAATAATGCTGCAACAGCTCAGAGCCACGGGACAAGATGCTCTGTTTAAGGTTAACATGCTCGTTCTGAGATGTGCCACATCTCTTCCCTTTTCAACAAGGGAACAGGACAAAATTTGGCATTTGCACTTATACCTTTACTGAAAATTTTTGGCTCCTATAATACCTTAATACGATTCTGAGTAGATGATGCTTTGTACCACATACTTCGAGGGTGTGGTCAGAAATGaccaagaatcacagaatcacagaactgtcAGGGTTagaaaggacctctggagatcacctagtccaatccccctgccaaggcagggtcacctggagcaggtgacacaggaataCGTTcgggtgggtttggaatgtctccagagagggacaCTCCATGCCTTCCAtgggcagcctgtcccagtCCTTTACCACCCTCAACGTTAAGAAGTTCCTCATATTGACAAGAAACTTATGTTTTAATTTATGGCCATCGCTTCTCGTCCTGTCTCCGGGCACCACCTCGTCCCGTGAGGGGCTCAGCGAGCAACAGAGAACCATCCCGGCACAACAGAGGGCCCGGGGACCCCCGAACACACCGGGACGACCCGGAATGCTGAGCTAGGGCCAGGACGAGCCCTTCACCCGCCGtcccccgggacacccccagGCCCGGGGCCCGACCCGCGCGGCCCCAGGGACATCTTAACACCCTCCTCGCCGCCCAGCGCGGCCCCGCCGAACACGCGCCGCGCACAAAATGGCTCCTGCCTGTGCACCGAGCCCCCGGGcggaagaggaggagggggtAGATAAGAGGAGACCTTCCCGTGCCTACCTCCCCCCACAATTCCCCACTGTTGCTCCCACCTGCCTGGCGGGATCGCGATTCCTCCCCACCGAGGTGGCGGCTCTGCCGCCGCGGACCCGGTCCCTCgcggccgccggccccgcgcgcCCGCCAACGGCCGCGCCGGCCCGCGAGGGGTCACGGAAATACCCGAGCGCTTCCGAGCGCGGCGCCGCCCTGACCGGCCGCGCGGAAGCGCCTCTCCGGAAATACCCGAT
This window harbors:
- the LOC135402878 gene encoding microtubule nucleation factor SSNA1-like, whose product is MTQQGAVLQGYNNELVKCIEDLCMQREELNKQIQQAEEERNKLQHEIQVLSEQLERVCENLAQKVASRNELDKILAETEAAYMKILDSSRTLLNVLKKEVGSLRHSPDLKPNVT